The Fusibacter sp. A1 genomic interval TGTATTGGAGTTGATAGTATGAAACAAAAAGCGTTACTACTTGCAGCACTGATTGTGATTGCCTTATTGACCCTGACTGTGAGTGCCGATCCGGTTGACCCCTTGGACTTTTGTATCGGTGTCGACCATCCTCCCTTTGATCAGACCTATGCTGGGGACGGCTACTCTTATCTGCGGCTTGGTCTTACCATGCCACTGGAGTATTACGAGGAGGGGACAGAGTTTACAGGTGAGCTAAGCGGAAGCGGTGCTTCACAGACGCTTGTTGGCACACTAGATGCAAACGGGCAGTTGTTCTTTGCTTTTCCTTTGTATTCTTACGGATCCTATGCGGTAAACGTCATTGACGACGCAGGCGCTACGGTCTTTATAAATGACGTGTTGGTTGATGCTTCTGAACCGGAGTGCGACCCCGATTCACTTGCCGTGTCTCCTCCTAAAGCGACCGAGGCTCAAACGACTGTTACCACTGAGCAAGTGACAGAATCGGAAGAAACCACTCAAACCGAAGCGACACAATCTGACGTAACAGAAACACAAGAAGTTACTGTCGAAACTACCCAATCAGATGCTGAAGAACCAGGTGGGATTGTGTGGTGGCCGGTGATTCTTGTCGGTGGGGGGGGGCTGATCGCTATTATCGGTATGCTGATTTTGCTAAAACGAAATTGTGAAAAGGAAAGAAAAGCTTGGCTTGCTGCCTCAGAGAATGCATCTGCTGCAAGTGAAGCCGCTAGGAAAGCCGAAGAAGTTGCTGAAAAGCTATCCGATGAGAGAGAACAGCTCGAAGAAGAGCTTGATGATATCAGAAGAACGTATCCGAGCGCAGGACGAGAAGGTGGGGATGAAGCTTGGATTGAAATGGACGGCCACCGGATTACAAGCAGAGATGTGGCGATGAGGCGTGAAGAAGAACGTGCGGCATGGGACGAGTACCGCAGTGACCCCAATAAGGATTCCGCAGAAGAACTTGTGGAAGATTGGGAAGAGGCAGCGACACCGCAATCTGAGGAAGAGCGTCGTGAACTTGATAAAGAAGCTACGGAGTTAAAAAAAGCGATCAAGGCAGCTAAAGAGGCTGAAAATAGAGCGATTGATCAAGTCAAAAGTGCGAAAGAAAAAGAAGAACAGGCGATCAAGGCCGCGGATAATACACGCCGTGCTTACGAGGAGTGTATGAAAGCCGCACTAGCGCCACCAAAACCAGAAACCGGCACTACTCCTGGACCGACTGGTGGTGCTCCTACAGGCGGTCCAAGCGTTGCTACCGGTAAGGATGAAAGACCGTGTTGTAATGATGACGATCCACCACAAGAGCGAAACAGAAAAAATTTAGGTAGAGTAAGCATTCCTGTCAGGTTGGAAGTCACTCTTGAAGGGGGCGGAGCTCATGAGGGAGCGGTTGCCGCCAACGACATTAGCGGACAGCTTGCTGATGCGTCTGAAGCCCTTGGTTGGATCAGTAAACTGATGGATGTTAAAGGGATAGGTGAATCCCTCGTGCGTGATGGTGTGGGGTGGTCGCTGCTTGGAGCCGCCGGTCCGCCTGCAGCCGGTCAGGCGCTAGACATACCTGTGCCTACTTCGCCAGGACAGCTGGCGGTTGACACGCTTTCAATTTTAGGCAAGATATCAAGTGTCATTATCGGAAAGGTTCCTGAACTTCAGGAGCGTAGATTACCTGATTGTGATGTTTCGGCATCGATAGCAAATAATGTCTTTAAGGCGGAGTGTGTTGAGATATGGGTGTGCAGAAACGGACAATGGGTTAAAGACAGGTCTAGATTTACCCTTACACTGATCAGTAGGAGCAAGGGACGCATGACGAAGCGCCGCGCCTTAACGTGGGCCCAGGCTCAACTGCAGATTAGACAGTATGAACGGATATACAGAAGTCGACTTTCAAGAGCCCTTGACAGGCTTGCCGAATTGGAAGCGGGGTGTAGGTAATGCCAATGACGCGGTTTAAACGCTGTAGAAGTTGCCGCAGAAGACTGGCGCTACTTTTAATCGTTCTCGGGTTTTTGGTCACGTTAGCCGGTATTGTTTTGCTTGTTACGATTAATACCGATAGCACATCAGAAGCGGATCCATACGATGAGACTGAACTGACAGTTGATGTTATGACTGAAGCGATGACGGAAGTTACAGCGGAAGCTACAACTGAATCAACGACAGAAGCTCTTTCGATACCACACGATCCGGTTTATTTTGAAGGTGCAAATCCAATCCCTGTGGGGATAACGGTGATGAAGTCTGATGGAACCGTTTTGAAGAAAGGTGATTTTCCCACTTTTCATGCTGTATCTTCTATCAGCGCAGAGTCAGGGATGAATCCTGAAACAAACGAGGCATCTGAGAACCTGCTGATCGTCATGTCTGCTTTACCTGACAGATATATGAGTGTAGCGGTGATTATCGCTACGGATCAACCCGAAATAACGAGCGCAGCACCAGACCTTATCGAGGGATTACAGTGGACACTTGTTTACTCAGGCGAAGGCTTCAAAAAAACAGCCAGATCAGTCGCAGCTACTGGTGAGATAACAGAGCATGTCGCTGAAGGGTTCAATATCAGATTTGTAGGTAATGAAGACAATGCCGAGGTGGAGTTTTTCGGACCGGTAGGTACACATTATTATGCCGTCATGATCTATGATGATACTTACTTCACTCTGATTCTTCCTTGAGACTAACAGCAGGCGAATCAGAATAAACAGTTATAAGTGTTCTGTTTATCATGTTACCAATCAGCACGTGTTAGACTGGATATATAAATAGTTTAGTGTGCTGAGGTTTAAACACAATTGGAAAAGGTGATAAGAATGAAAACTGAGATGAAACTGATTACGCTTGATGAGGAAATGCAAAGTTTTTGGAGTATGTTTGATACCTATATCAATGAGCTTTCGAGTATTGCCACTCAAGGTGACGGAATAGAACTGGAGTATTACTACTCATCTGAATATCGGGATGCGATCGATAGAATTAGACAAAGAGAAGAAAAACCGATTCGCCTTCACTTTATCATTAGCGAGGATACTATTGTCGGTTTTTCAATGTACCAGCTACTCTTTGACACCGACAAGAACTGCTGTCTGATGGAATATTATTTTGCAGACGAGTATAAAGGCAAGGGTTTTGGTAAGAATGCTTATGATTCGCTTGAGGAAATCATCGGGAATGAAGGTGTGGAATCCATTGAGCTGACACCGACCAATGAGATCAATAGACGATTCTGGGAAGCCAGAGGCTACTGCATGACCTCAGAAATCGATGAGGAGAATAAACCTATTTATAAGAAAGTCATAAAATAGTCTTCAGAATAAGTGGAATAGACCACCCAAACGGGTGGTCTAAATTTTTGGAGAAGTAGGGGCGGTTACCTGGTAGAGGGCTTAGAAATCCTTTAAATCCTTCAACAGTTTTAGAAGTTCCAAGACGTCTTCTTTTGGAGTAGCCCATGAAGTTACGAATCTGGCTTCCATGTTGTTTTCATCGTATGGATGCTCCGCTTCGTAGTAACATAGGGGTGAGAGTTTTTCGTGGATGCTGTTAGGAAGTATGACGAATAGTAAATTTGTTGACGGGTTCGTCATAAGCTGATAGCCAAGGTTTAGGATGCCGTCTTTTAGCATAGTGG includes:
- a CDS encoding GNAT family N-acetyltransferase, translating into MKTEMKLITLDEEMQSFWSMFDTYINELSSIATQGDGIELEYYYSSEYRDAIDRIRQREEKPIRLHFIISEDTIVGFSMYQLLFDTDKNCCLMEYYFADEYKGKGFGKNAYDSLEEIIGNEGVESIELTPTNEINRRFWEARGYCMTSEIDEENKPIYKKVIK